The Pseudarthrobacter sp. NS4 genome includes a window with the following:
- a CDS encoding FAD-dependent oxidoreductase, with amino-acid sequence MSAPASSTSTSSATRIVIAGAGPAAQALVRQLDRARFAGSITVLSNRDDNPEELLELALLPQVSIRFGQPASHIDAGNRTVATADGMEFAYDHLVIATGSAPVANPVEGAGQCLSYSTIDDAARIAEAVGEVTRGLGRRPLGILVGNGAAAGQAEAVLRAKGVRPIRTTARPAAVVPGKAASGLAASTVIFEDGSSMSGDLVVLAEERVARDDLAATAALKTAAGGGIVISQDFRTSVPGIWAIGDAAAFDGVRLGLLVAAASAAGACATQLLTASSAGPVLQAAA; translated from the coding sequence ATGTCCGCTCCGGCATCCTCCACGTCCACCTCCTCAGCTACCCGCATCGTTATCGCAGGTGCCGGCCCGGCCGCCCAGGCCCTCGTGCGCCAGCTGGACCGCGCCCGGTTCGCCGGCAGCATTACCGTGCTGAGCAACCGGGACGACAACCCGGAAGAACTGCTGGAGCTGGCCCTGCTCCCGCAGGTCTCCATCCGCTTCGGCCAGCCGGCCAGCCACATCGACGCCGGCAACCGGACCGTGGCCACGGCCGACGGCATGGAGTTCGCGTACGACCACCTGGTCATTGCAACGGGATCCGCTCCCGTGGCAAATCCCGTGGAGGGTGCTGGCCAGTGCCTGAGCTACTCCACCATCGATGACGCCGCGCGGATTGCCGAGGCCGTCGGCGAAGTGACCCGCGGGCTGGGCAGGCGTCCGCTGGGCATCCTGGTGGGCAACGGTGCAGCCGCCGGCCAGGCGGAGGCAGTCCTGCGCGCCAAGGGTGTCCGTCCCATCCGCACCACTGCCCGCCCCGCCGCCGTCGTCCCCGGGAAGGCCGCGTCCGGGCTGGCGGCATCCACCGTGATTTTCGAGGACGGAAGCAGCATGAGTGGGGACCTGGTGGTGCTCGCTGAAGAGCGGGTTGCCCGGGACGATCTCGCCGCCACTGCGGCCCTGAAGACGGCTGCCGGCGGAGGAATCGTCATCAGCCAGGACTTCCGGACCTCCGTTCCCGGCATCTGGGCGATCGGGGATGCAGCAGCGTTCGACGGCGTCCGGCTGGGCCTGCTGGTCGCTGCGGCTTCCGCCGCCGGAGCCTGTGCCACGCAGCTCCTGACGGCGTCCTCGGCCGGGCCGGTCCTGCAGGCAGCCGCCTGA
- a CDS encoding SDR family oxidoreductase, whose protein sequence is MSGNKSVEPFPKTVLVTGATGYIGGRLVPKLLEAGYAVKVLVRSPDKVAGVPWRDRVEVVESSLDDGEALRKALAGVDVFYYLVHSMAAGAGFEAKEQAMARTAAGAAADAGVGRIVYLGGLHPKDVQLSTHMRSREAVGQVFLDSPVDAVVFQAGVVIGSGSASFEMIRHLSETLPLMPAPSWVRNRIEAIAVRDVLYYLVSAASLDGRINRTFDVGCRQVLSYAGMMKEYAAEAGLPYRVVLALPVPAPKLAGMWVALTTPIPLSMAVPLVQSLQHDAVSNEHDIDRFIPQPVGGLTLYRTAVALALGRERDGQVQTTWANAGVASDPLPSDPDWSGHKVYIDERTFHGDVDPAHVWTIIEGIGGRNGWYSLPLAWQVRGWLDKLTGGAGLLRGRRHPHTLAAGEVVDWWRVERIDRGTLLRLRAEMRAPGRAWLELSVEPDGAGSRYRQRAIFFPKGLSGRLYWLAVLPFHSLIFPAMARNITSAAQKLVDAERPAGTP, encoded by the coding sequence ATGAGCGGAAACAAGAGTGTGGAGCCTTTCCCGAAGACGGTCCTGGTCACCGGCGCCACCGGTTACATCGGCGGCCGGCTGGTGCCCAAGCTCCTCGAGGCGGGATACGCCGTTAAGGTGCTGGTGCGTTCCCCGGACAAAGTCGCAGGGGTGCCGTGGCGGGACAGGGTGGAGGTTGTGGAAAGCAGCCTGGACGACGGCGAAGCGCTGCGGAAGGCGCTGGCCGGCGTCGATGTCTTTTATTACCTCGTGCATTCCATGGCCGCCGGTGCAGGTTTCGAGGCGAAGGAGCAGGCTATGGCCCGGACTGCCGCCGGGGCTGCTGCCGATGCGGGCGTGGGCCGGATTGTCTACCTGGGCGGCCTGCACCCGAAGGACGTGCAGCTCTCCACCCATATGCGTTCCCGGGAAGCCGTGGGCCAGGTGTTCCTGGACAGCCCGGTGGACGCCGTTGTCTTCCAGGCCGGCGTGGTGATCGGCTCCGGCTCGGCGTCCTTCGAAATGATCCGCCATCTCTCCGAGACCCTGCCCTTGATGCCGGCACCCAGCTGGGTGCGGAACCGGATCGAGGCGATAGCCGTGCGCGACGTCCTGTACTACCTGGTGTCCGCCGCGTCCCTGGACGGCCGGATCAACCGGACGTTCGACGTCGGCTGCCGCCAGGTGCTCAGCTACGCCGGGATGATGAAGGAGTACGCCGCGGAGGCCGGCCTGCCCTACCGGGTGGTGCTGGCCCTGCCCGTCCCGGCACCAAAACTGGCCGGCATGTGGGTTGCCCTGACCACGCCCATCCCGCTCTCCATGGCGGTACCCCTGGTCCAGTCCCTGCAGCATGATGCAGTCTCCAACGAGCATGACATCGACCGCTTCATTCCGCAGCCGGTCGGCGGCCTGACCCTCTACCGTACCGCCGTCGCCTTGGCGCTGGGCAGGGAACGCGACGGCCAGGTGCAAACAACCTGGGCCAACGCAGGGGTGGCGTCCGATCCCTTGCCCAGCGACCCCGACTGGTCCGGCCACAAGGTGTACATCGACGAACGGACGTTCCATGGCGACGTCGATCCGGCCCATGTATGGACCATCATCGAAGGAATCGGCGGGCGGAACGGCTGGTACTCGCTGCCACTCGCGTGGCAGGTGCGCGGCTGGCTGGACAAGCTGACCGGCGGCGCTGGACTCCTGCGCGGGCGCCGGCACCCCCACACGCTGGCCGCCGGAGAAGTGGTGGACTGGTGGCGGGTGGAACGGATCGACCGCGGTACGCTGCTGCGGCTGCGGGCCGAGATGCGGGCCCCCGGGCGGGCCTGGCTGGAATTGTCCGTGGAACCTGACGGAGCGGGCAGCCGCTACCGGCAACGCGCCATCTTCTTCCCCAAGGGATTGAGTGGCCGGCTGTACTGGCTGGCGGTCCTTCCCTTCCACAGCCTGATCTTCCCCGCCATGGCCCGGAACATCACCAGTGCCGCGCAGAAACTCGTCGATGCGGAGCGCCCGGCCGGGACACCGTAG
- the deoC gene encoding deoxyribose-phosphate aldolase: MSNEATPSVQPAAVAAGSIASYIDHTLLKPEASEADVLKVCAEAAEYGFKSVCVNPIWVKTVKTALKGSGVLTCSVVGFPLGATPTDVKTFEARGAVLDGADEVDMVINIAAARAGDKGALAEDIASVAEAVHASGAILKVIIETALLTDGQKVLACEAAVEAGADFVKTSTGFNGGGATVEDVTLMRRTVGPGLGVKASGGVRSLEDAHAMIAAGATRIGASSGIAIVKGEQGSSTY, from the coding sequence ATGAGCAACGAAGCCACCCCTTCCGTTCAACCAGCCGCCGTTGCTGCCGGGAGCATCGCTTCCTACATCGACCACACCCTGCTGAAGCCTGAGGCTTCAGAGGCAGATGTCCTCAAGGTCTGTGCGGAGGCTGCCGAATACGGCTTCAAGTCCGTGTGTGTCAATCCCATCTGGGTCAAGACCGTCAAAACCGCCCTCAAAGGCTCGGGCGTCCTCACGTGCTCCGTCGTCGGCTTCCCGCTGGGCGCCACCCCAACGGACGTCAAGACGTTTGAAGCCCGCGGCGCGGTCCTGGACGGCGCCGACGAGGTGGACATGGTCATCAACATCGCCGCCGCACGGGCCGGGGACAAGGGCGCGCTGGCCGAGGACATCGCATCCGTGGCTGAAGCGGTCCACGCCAGCGGCGCCATCCTGAAGGTGATCATCGAAACCGCCCTGCTCACGGACGGCCAGAAGGTCCTCGCCTGCGAAGCGGCCGTGGAAGCGGGCGCGGACTTCGTGAAGACATCAACGGGGTTCAACGGCGGGGGCGCCACCGTAGAGGACGTCACCCTCATGCGTCGGACCGTTGGTCCGGGGCTTGGCGTCAAGGCCTCCGGCGGCGTGCGCTCCCTCGAAGACGCGCACGCTATGATTGCTGCAGGTGCAACACGTATTGGTGCCAGCTCCGGCATTGCCATCGTCAAGGGTGAACAGGGTTCATCCACCTACTGA
- a CDS encoding SufS family cysteine desulfurase, translating to MAVVTTPATLEQALPVMDNAEVLRIRNDFPVLDQLINGRPLVYLDSGATSQNPSSVIEAEQEFYEQRNAAVHRGAHHLAVEATEAFEDARQTVSDFVGAGYSETIWTSNATEGLNLLSYSLSNAGLWAAQGRGDARLADLALRPGDEIVVTEMEHHANLIPWQELAFRTGATLRYIPIDEAGSLQMDQARDIIGSRTKVLAFTHASNVLGTINPVRELVALGRAAGALVVLDACQSAPHMPLDVKELDVDFAVFSGHKMLAPTGIGVLYGKQELLDVLPPFLTGGSMITTVTMDRAEYLPAPQRFEAGTQRISQAVALAAAANYLTETGLDRIHRWEAELGGRMVAGLESIPGIRVLGPAAGEERIGLAAFDVEGVHAHDVGQFLDSRGIAVRVGHHCAQPLHRRLGLTATTRASAYLYNTTDDVDQFLDAVSGVRAYFRA from the coding sequence TTGGCCGTAGTAACAACGCCAGCCACACTGGAGCAGGCCCTCCCGGTCATGGATAACGCCGAGGTCCTGCGCATCCGCAATGATTTTCCGGTCCTGGATCAGCTCATCAACGGCCGCCCACTGGTTTACCTGGATTCCGGAGCCACCTCGCAGAACCCCTCGAGCGTTATTGAAGCCGAGCAGGAATTCTATGAGCAGCGGAATGCAGCCGTCCACCGCGGCGCCCACCACCTGGCGGTCGAGGCCACGGAGGCGTTCGAGGACGCACGTCAAACGGTGTCGGACTTTGTTGGTGCTGGCTACTCGGAGACCATCTGGACCTCCAACGCCACTGAAGGACTCAACCTCCTCTCCTACTCGCTGTCCAATGCGGGACTTTGGGCTGCCCAGGGCCGGGGCGACGCCAGGCTGGCCGATCTCGCCTTGCGGCCCGGCGACGAGATTGTGGTGACCGAAATGGAGCACCACGCGAACCTCATACCCTGGCAGGAACTGGCATTCCGCACCGGCGCCACCCTCCGCTACATTCCCATCGATGAGGCCGGAAGCCTCCAGATGGACCAGGCCAGGGATATCATCGGCAGCCGGACCAAGGTACTCGCGTTCACGCATGCCTCCAATGTCCTGGGCACCATCAACCCGGTCCGCGAACTGGTTGCCCTGGGCCGGGCGGCGGGTGCCCTGGTGGTCCTGGATGCATGCCAGTCCGCACCGCATATGCCGCTGGACGTCAAAGAACTCGATGTGGACTTTGCCGTCTTCTCGGGACACAAGATGCTCGCCCCCACCGGCATTGGCGTGCTGTACGGCAAGCAGGAATTGCTGGACGTCCTGCCGCCCTTCCTTACGGGCGGTTCCATGATTACCACCGTCACCATGGACAGGGCCGAATACCTGCCGGCGCCCCAGCGCTTCGAGGCCGGGACGCAGCGGATCTCCCAGGCCGTGGCCCTGGCCGCCGCGGCCAACTACCTGACGGAAACCGGGCTGGACCGGATCCACCGGTGGGAAGCGGAACTCGGCGGACGGATGGTGGCCGGCCTCGAATCGATCCCCGGCATCCGCGTCCTGGGTCCTGCCGCGGGTGAGGAACGGATCGGCCTTGCCGCCTTCGACGTCGAAGGCGTCCATGCCCATGACGTGGGGCAGTTCCTGGACTCCAGGGGAATCGCCGTGCGGGTGGGCCATCACTGCGCCCAGCCGCTGCACCGCCGGCTGGGGCTGACGGCAACTACCCGCGCCAGCGCCTACCTCTACAACACCACGGACGATGTGGACCAGTTCCTGGATGCCGTATCCGGCGTGCGGGCCTATTTCCGTGCGTAA
- the mfd gene encoding transcription-repair coupling factor: MSLPGPSTAGPSTAGPSLDGLRRALASDQTFARVRAEATRGFSVRGQDYQISAPAGLRAVLLAEMADGLTASSDGAEPGVVLAVTATGREAEDLAAALRAYLPADAVAEFPSWETLPHERLSPRSDTVGRRLSVLRRLTHPESSTAGRLRVVVAPVRAVVQPIVAGLGDLVPVTLKVGQDVPFTEVVRSLSDAAYARVDMVTHRGEFAVRGGIIDVFPPTEDHPIRVEFFGDEVDQMRWFAVADQRSLSAPGVHHPTELHAPPCREILITPSVMSRAATLKPQLPAAADMLEKIAGGIAVEGMESLAPVLVDSMVPFVDQLPADSIAVVIEPEKVRTRAHDLAATNEEFLEAAWSTASDGGAAPLDLSSQATAALHSASFRSLAETRMDSLEHGVSWWSITSLAQDEELLPEIDVLNLHAREPRGYQGDVAEMMDFIGSHVRDQWRIVVATEGPGPAQRLAELFHDADIPCARVDSLDHEPQAGIIEVTTAAVGRGFVLDGLKLGLLTEADLLGRTSAGSTKDMRRMPSKRRNAVDPLQLVAGDHVVHEQHGIGRFVELIQRKVAGGGDGVREYLVLEYAPSKRGAPGDRLFVPTDQLDQVTRYVGGDTPVLSKMGGADWASTKSKARKAVKEIAGELIRLYSARMASRGHAFGPDTPWQRELEEAFPYVETPDQLTTINEVKADMEREIPMDRLVSGDVGYGKTEIAVRAAFKAVQDGKQVAVLVPTTLLAQQHYETFTERFSGFPLRVKPLSRFQAGKEAKETAEGVKNGSVDVVIGTHRLLSKDFEFKDLGLVIVDEEQRFGVEHKEALKKMRTNVDVLAMSATPIPRTLEMSLTGIRETSTLATPPEERHPVLTYVGPYTDKQASAAIRRELMREGQVFLVHNRVSTIERTAAKIRELVPEARVEVAHGKMSESRLEQIIVDFWERRFDVLVCTTIIETGLDISNANTLIVDGADKYGLSQLHQLRGRVGRGRERAYAYFLYPSEKPLGEVALERLKAVAAHNELGAGMQLAMKDLEIRGAGNLLGGEQSGHIQGVGFDLYIRLVGEAVADFRGEAEEKAAEMKIELPVNAHLPHDYVPGERLRLEAYRKLASAVTNEAIDEVLAELVDRYGEPPLPARNLVDVARFRVGAREAGLSDVALQGNFIKFSPAQLPESKIMRLNRMYPGSQSKPALDAVLIPKPKTAKIGGRDLQDAEILEWANGVIRNIFSDQPLTVA; encoded by the coding sequence ATGAGCCTTCCCGGCCCATCCACCGCCGGCCCATCCACCGCAGGCCCGTCGCTGGACGGCCTGCGCCGCGCCCTCGCCTCGGACCAGACCTTCGCCCGCGTCCGCGCCGAGGCCACCCGGGGATTCTCCGTCCGCGGCCAGGATTACCAGATCAGCGCGCCTGCCGGGCTGCGTGCCGTACTGCTCGCCGAAATGGCGGACGGGCTTACGGCCTCCTCCGACGGTGCGGAACCCGGAGTGGTGCTGGCCGTCACCGCCACCGGCCGGGAAGCCGAGGACCTGGCCGCCGCACTCCGCGCCTATTTGCCGGCCGATGCCGTGGCGGAGTTCCCCAGCTGGGAGACCCTCCCGCACGAGCGCCTTTCACCGCGGTCCGACACCGTGGGACGGCGGCTTTCCGTCCTGCGCCGGCTGACCCACCCGGAAAGTTCGACGGCGGGACGCCTCCGGGTAGTAGTGGCCCCCGTCCGGGCAGTGGTCCAGCCCATCGTGGCCGGGCTGGGCGACCTGGTGCCGGTCACGCTGAAAGTGGGACAGGACGTTCCCTTCACGGAAGTGGTGCGCAGTCTCTCCGATGCGGCCTACGCGCGCGTTGACATGGTGACGCACCGGGGCGAGTTCGCTGTCCGCGGCGGTATCATCGACGTCTTCCCGCCCACCGAGGACCACCCCATCCGGGTGGAGTTCTTCGGCGACGAAGTGGACCAGATGCGCTGGTTTGCCGTCGCAGACCAGCGCTCGCTGTCCGCCCCCGGCGTCCATCACCCGACGGAACTGCATGCACCACCCTGCCGCGAAATCCTCATCACACCGTCGGTGATGTCCCGCGCCGCAACACTCAAGCCCCAGCTTCCGGCCGCCGCCGACATGCTGGAAAAGATTGCCGGCGGCATCGCGGTGGAAGGCATGGAATCCCTTGCACCGGTGCTGGTGGACTCCATGGTTCCCTTCGTGGACCAGTTGCCCGCGGACTCCATTGCCGTGGTTATTGAACCCGAAAAGGTCCGTACCCGCGCCCACGACCTCGCCGCCACCAACGAGGAGTTCCTTGAGGCGGCCTGGTCCACGGCGTCCGACGGCGGTGCAGCGCCCCTGGACCTGAGCTCGCAGGCCACGGCGGCCCTGCACTCGGCCAGCTTCCGTTCCCTGGCGGAAACCCGCATGGACTCCCTGGAGCACGGCGTGTCCTGGTGGTCCATCACCTCGCTCGCCCAGGATGAGGAACTCCTCCCCGAAATCGATGTCCTGAACCTGCACGCCCGCGAACCACGGGGCTACCAGGGCGACGTGGCGGAAATGATGGACTTCATCGGATCCCACGTACGCGATCAGTGGCGGATTGTCGTGGCCACGGAGGGCCCGGGCCCGGCCCAGCGCCTGGCCGAACTCTTCCACGACGCGGACATCCCCTGCGCCCGCGTGGACAGCCTGGACCACGAGCCCCAGGCCGGCATCATCGAGGTGACAACTGCCGCCGTCGGACGGGGTTTTGTGCTGGACGGCCTGAAACTGGGCCTGCTCACCGAGGCCGACCTCCTGGGCCGGACCTCGGCCGGATCCACCAAGGACATGCGCCGGATGCCGTCCAAGCGGCGGAACGCCGTGGACCCGCTCCAGCTGGTGGCGGGGGACCACGTGGTCCACGAGCAGCACGGCATCGGGCGTTTTGTGGAGCTCATCCAGCGCAAGGTGGCCGGCGGAGGCGACGGCGTGCGGGAGTACCTTGTCCTGGAATACGCGCCGTCCAAGCGCGGCGCACCCGGAGACAGGCTGTTTGTTCCCACGGACCAGCTGGACCAGGTGACCCGATACGTGGGCGGTGACACCCCGGTCCTGAGCAAGATGGGCGGCGCGGACTGGGCCAGCACCAAGTCCAAGGCCCGGAAGGCCGTCAAGGAAATCGCCGGTGAGCTGATCCGGCTGTACTCCGCCCGGATGGCCTCACGCGGACACGCCTTCGGTCCGGACACGCCGTGGCAGCGCGAACTGGAGGAAGCCTTCCCGTATGTGGAGACGCCCGACCAGCTGACCACCATCAACGAGGTCAAGGCGGACATGGAGCGGGAAATCCCGATGGACCGCCTCGTGTCCGGTGACGTGGGCTACGGCAAGACCGAGATCGCAGTACGGGCCGCCTTCAAGGCGGTGCAGGACGGCAAGCAGGTGGCCGTGCTGGTGCCCACTACGCTCCTGGCCCAGCAGCACTACGAAACCTTCACCGAGCGGTTCTCCGGCTTTCCCTTGCGCGTCAAGCCGCTGTCCCGCTTCCAGGCCGGCAAGGAGGCGAAGGAAACGGCGGAGGGCGTCAAGAACGGCTCCGTGGACGTGGTGATCGGTACGCACAGGCTGCTGTCGAAGGATTTCGAGTTCAAGGACCTCGGCCTGGTGATCGTGGACGAGGAACAGCGTTTTGGCGTGGAGCACAAGGAAGCGCTCAAGAAGATGCGCACCAACGTGGACGTGCTGGCCATGAGTGCCACGCCGATTCCCCGCACGCTGGAGATGTCCCTCACCGGTATCCGCGAGACGTCCACCCTGGCCACACCGCCGGAGGAACGCCATCCCGTGCTCACCTACGTTGGCCCCTACACGGACAAGCAGGCCTCGGCCGCCATCCGGCGTGAGCTGATGCGCGAAGGCCAGGTGTTCCTGGTCCACAACCGGGTTTCCACCATTGAACGGACCGCGGCCAAAATCCGGGAACTGGTCCCGGAAGCCCGTGTGGAGGTGGCCCACGGCAAGATGTCCGAGAGCCGCCTGGAGCAGATTATCGTCGACTTCTGGGAACGGCGCTTTGACGTGCTGGTCTGTACCACCATCATTGAAACGGGCCTGGACATCTCCAACGCAAACACCCTGATCGTTGACGGCGCGGACAAGTACGGACTGTCCCAGCTTCACCAGCTCCGTGGCCGCGTAGGCCGTGGCCGTGAACGCGCGTATGCCTACTTCCTGTACCCCTCCGAAAAGCCGCTGGGCGAAGTGGCGCTGGAGCGGCTCAAGGCCGTGGCTGCCCACAACGAGCTCGGCGCGGGCATGCAGCTGGCCATGAAGGACCTGGAAATCCGTGGCGCGGGAAACCTGCTGGGCGGTGAGCAGTCCGGCCATATCCAGGGCGTGGGCTTCGACCTGTACATCCGCCTGGTTGGTGAGGCTGTGGCGGACTTCCGCGGCGAGGCCGAGGAAAAGGCTGCCGAGATGAAGATCGAGCTTCCGGTCAACGCCCACCTCCCGCACGACTACGTGCCGGGTGAGCGGCTGCGGCTGGAGGCGTACCGCAAACTCGCGTCGGCGGTCACCAATGAGGCCATTGACGAAGTCCTGGCCGAACTCGTGGACAGGTACGGCGAGCCGCCGTTGCCTGCCCGGAACCTGGTGGACGTTGCCCGCTTCCGGGTTGGGGCGCGGGAAGCCGGCCTTTCGGATGTGGCGCTGCAGGGCAACTTCATCAAGTTCTCGCCCGCGCAGCTGCCGGAGTCGAAAATCATGCGGCTGAACCGGATGTACCCCGGTTCCCAGTCCAAGCCGGCACTCGATGCCGTGCTGATTCCCAAGCCGAAAACGGCGAAGATCGGCGGCCGGGACCTGCAGGACGCCGAGATCCTGGAATGGGCCAACGGAGTCATCCGCAACATCTTTTCCGACCAGCCACTGACAGTGGCCTGA
- the sufU gene encoding Fe-S cluster assembly sulfur transfer protein SufU, with the protein MSLDQLYQQIILDHSKARHGSGLAGTAAPEGASTGQSHQLNPVCGDEVTLRLAVEDGKVAQVSWDGAGCSISMASASVLTELAEGMTVAELHEVIDSFREVLRSRGKVHADPDLLGDAAAFEGVARYAARVKCAMISWVAAEDALNQAA; encoded by the coding sequence ATGAGCCTGGACCAGCTGTACCAGCAGATCATTCTCGACCATTCCAAGGCCCGCCACGGCAGTGGCCTGGCCGGGACCGCGGCGCCGGAGGGCGCCTCCACCGGGCAATCCCACCAGCTCAATCCTGTGTGCGGGGATGAGGTGACCCTGCGGCTGGCGGTGGAGGACGGCAAGGTTGCCCAGGTTTCCTGGGACGGGGCGGGCTGCTCCATCTCCATGGCCTCGGCTTCTGTGCTCACTGAGCTGGCGGAGGGGATGACGGTGGCGGAGCTGCATGAAGTCATCGACAGCTTCCGTGAAGTCCTTCGGTCGCGCGGCAAAGTCCATGCGGATCCGGACCTGCTCGGGGATGCCGCTGCCTTCGAAGGTGTTGCCCGGTACGCGGCACGCGTGAAATGCGCCATGATTTCCTGGGTTGCCGCGGAGGACGCGCTGAACCAGGCCGCCTGA
- a CDS encoding metal-dependent hydrolase, producing the protein MGGHHAASGAAAWVAVASTGPYTLGWYPLDPTGILIGGMATAGTALICDWDHRSSTVAHSLPPLSNAIARGIENASGGHRQGTHSILGAGVFVLLAFLAAQFQMETPWGLLSVGAGLLCMFLINIAVKALKLFPKSGFLINWVFALAMAGLVTVHAPEQWTWLPMSMLIGVVVHIVGDLVTTGGVPLLWPLVIRPPKLLRKVPLLRNVWRPNGALSLPLLGRAGSKREWLVLIPVSAYAMVGLSVAGWSIAQNQWTRVADAAVAWTRLWF; encoded by the coding sequence ATGGGAGGACACCACGCCGCGTCGGGAGCCGCGGCCTGGGTAGCTGTTGCGTCCACCGGCCCCTACACCCTGGGCTGGTACCCCCTGGATCCCACTGGGATCCTCATCGGCGGCATGGCCACCGCCGGAACGGCCCTGATCTGCGACTGGGACCATCGGTCCAGCACCGTCGCCCATTCCCTGCCGCCACTGTCCAACGCCATCGCCCGCGGGATCGAGAACGCCAGCGGCGGGCACCGGCAGGGCACGCATTCGATCCTGGGTGCCGGCGTCTTCGTGCTCCTCGCATTCCTGGCGGCCCAGTTCCAGATGGAAACACCCTGGGGACTCCTGTCCGTGGGCGCCGGGCTGCTCTGCATGTTCCTGATCAATATCGCGGTGAAGGCCCTGAAGCTGTTCCCCAAGAGCGGGTTCCTGATCAACTGGGTTTTCGCGCTGGCCATGGCCGGCCTGGTGACCGTGCACGCCCCGGAGCAGTGGACATGGCTGCCCATGTCCATGCTGATCGGCGTGGTGGTGCATATCGTGGGTGACCTGGTGACAACTGGGGGAGTGCCGCTGCTGTGGCCGCTGGTGATCCGGCCGCCGAAGCTGCTGCGCAAGGTTCCGCTGCTGCGGAACGTGTGGCGGCCCAACGGCGCACTGTCGCTGCCGCTCCTGGGGAGGGCGGGTTCCAAGCGCGAATGGCTGGTGCTGATTCCCGTAAGTGCCTATGCCATGGTGGGGCTCAGCGTGGCCGGCTGGTCCATTGCGCAGAACCAGTGGACCCGGGTGGCGGACGCGGCCGTGGCGTGGACCAGGCTCTGGTTCTAA
- a CDS encoding DUF2505 domain-containing protein translates to MALSATTTLPHSVDSVAAVLVNEDFQRHVSQLVGGSLESFTVDGDIAGAFSATSVRTLPTTRLPEIARKFVGEHLKVTQVESWDAPAADGSRRSNISLKIAGAPVDVTAVQRLVAEASGTRVELEGEVKSSVPFLGGKIADAAEPMIAKALNLQAKQAQAWLESH, encoded by the coding sequence ATGGCCCTGAGCGCAACCACCACCCTTCCGCATTCCGTCGACAGCGTTGCAGCTGTCCTGGTGAACGAGGATTTCCAGCGCCACGTCAGCCAGCTTGTGGGTGGAAGCCTGGAGTCCTTCACTGTTGACGGTGACATCGCCGGGGCTTTCAGCGCCACGTCGGTGCGGACCCTTCCCACCACACGGCTCCCGGAGATCGCCCGTAAGTTCGTGGGCGAGCACCTGAAGGTCACCCAGGTGGAGAGCTGGGACGCGCCCGCCGCGGACGGCTCCCGCCGGAGCAACATCTCCCTCAAGATCGCCGGCGCACCCGTGGACGTCACCGCCGTCCAGCGCCTGGTGGCTGAGGCCAGCGGAACCCGTGTTGAGCTCGAAGGCGAGGTCAAGTCCTCCGTGCCTTTCCTCGGCGGCAAGATCGCCGACGCTGCCGAGCCCATGATTGCCAAGGCACTGAACCTGCAGGCCAAGCAGGCGCAGGCCTGGCTGGAAAGCCACTAG
- a CDS encoding SCO4848 family membrane protein, with amino-acid sequence MELPVFAALVLIVAGVWSLVVWPQFLRRVLKDPRARDAAGKATRFLTVHVVLVSVSMVLGAATAVIGLMGLFG; translated from the coding sequence GTGGAGCTGCCCGTTTTCGCTGCGCTGGTCCTGATCGTGGCCGGCGTCTGGTCCCTGGTGGTCTGGCCGCAGTTCCTGCGCCGGGTGCTGAAGGACCCCCGGGCACGTGATGCTGCCGGCAAAGCCACCAGGTTCCTTACGGTCCATGTGGTGCTTGTCAGTGTCTCGATGGTCCTGGGCGCGGCCACGGCCGTCATCGGCCTGATGGGGCTGTTCGGGTAA